Proteins encoded within one genomic window of Pygocentrus nattereri isolate fPygNat1 chromosome 11, fPygNat1.pri, whole genome shotgun sequence:
- the nptna gene encoding neuroplastin a isoform X1, which yields MSSPGNPVLLLALLGVLVLHSVSAQNEPSINASDHITLLMDTHLPQITLQCNLTTAQYNHRESYWTKNGEEIVATRTELRTTEYKIMKPRAEDAGEYMCVYTFDMAPPANATIEVKSAPDITGHKRSENKNEGERAVLYCKSVGYPHPIWTWRKLDNSASFEIDNSSGRFFISNKDNYTELSIINLDINSDPGEYECNANNIVGNATMTSVLRVRSHLAPLWPLLGVLAEILVLVLIIVIYEKRKKPDEVPDDDEPAGPMKTNSTNNHKDKNLRQRNTN from the exons atGTCGAGTCCAGGAAATCCAGTGCTGCTGCTGGCGCTGCTGGGAGTGCTGGTGCTGCACTCGGTGTCTGCACAGAACG AGCCATCAATCAATGCGTCAGATCACATCACCCTACTCATGGATACCCATCTCCCACAAATCACGCTGCAGTGTAACCTGACTACTGCCCAGTACAACCACCGTGAGAGCTACTGGACGAAGAATGGAGAGGAGATTGTGGCCACACGAACTGAACTGAGGACTACTGAGTACAA GATCATGAAGCCAAGGGCAGAGGATGCTGGGGAGTACATGTGTGTCTATACATTTGACATGGCACCTCCAGCTAATGCCACCATTGAAGTGAAAT CTGCTCCAGACATCACAGGACACAAGCGCAGTGAGAATAAGAATGAGGGAGAGCGTGCTGTCCTCTACTGCAAGTCCGTGGGCTACCCTCACCCTATCTGGACCTGGCGCAAATTAGACAACAGTGCCTCCTTC GAAATTGACAACTCCTCTGGCCGCTTTTTCATCAGCAACAAGGACAACTACACAGAGCTGTCCATCATCAATCTGGACATCAATTCTGACCCAGGGGAATATGAGTGCAATGCCAACAACATTGTTGGAAATGCCACCATGACCTCAGTGCTGCGTGTCCGGAGCCACCTGGCCCCCCTCTGGCCCTTGTTGGGGGTCCTGGCTGAAATCCTTGTTTTGGTCCTGATCATTGTTATTTATGAGAAACGCAAGAAGCCTGATGAGGTGCCTGACG ATGATGAACCAGCTGGCCCAAT GAAAACTAATTCAACTAACAACCACAAAGACAAAAACCTACGTCAAAGGAATACAAACTGA
- the nptna gene encoding neuroplastin a isoform X2 produces MSSPGNPVLLLALLGVLVLHSVSAQNEPSINASDHITLLMDTHLPQITLQCNLTTAQYNHRESYWTKNGEEIVATRTELRTTEYKIMKPRAEDAGEYMCVYTFDMAPPANATIEVKSAPDITGHKRSENKNEGERAVLYCKSVGYPHPIWTWRKLDNSASFEIDNSSGRFFISNKDNYTELSIINLDINSDPGEYECNANNIVGNATMTSVLRVRSHLAPLWPLLGVLAEILVLVLIIVIYEKRKKPDEVPDAGPMKTNSTNNHKDKNLRQRNTN; encoded by the exons atGTCGAGTCCAGGAAATCCAGTGCTGCTGCTGGCGCTGCTGGGAGTGCTGGTGCTGCACTCGGTGTCTGCACAGAACG AGCCATCAATCAATGCGTCAGATCACATCACCCTACTCATGGATACCCATCTCCCACAAATCACGCTGCAGTGTAACCTGACTACTGCCCAGTACAACCACCGTGAGAGCTACTGGACGAAGAATGGAGAGGAGATTGTGGCCACACGAACTGAACTGAGGACTACTGAGTACAA GATCATGAAGCCAAGGGCAGAGGATGCTGGGGAGTACATGTGTGTCTATACATTTGACATGGCACCTCCAGCTAATGCCACCATTGAAGTGAAAT CTGCTCCAGACATCACAGGACACAAGCGCAGTGAGAATAAGAATGAGGGAGAGCGTGCTGTCCTCTACTGCAAGTCCGTGGGCTACCCTCACCCTATCTGGACCTGGCGCAAATTAGACAACAGTGCCTCCTTC GAAATTGACAACTCCTCTGGCCGCTTTTTCATCAGCAACAAGGACAACTACACAGAGCTGTCCATCATCAATCTGGACATCAATTCTGACCCAGGGGAATATGAGTGCAATGCCAACAACATTGTTGGAAATGCCACCATGACCTCAGTGCTGCGTGTCCGGAGCCACCTGGCCCCCCTCTGGCCCTTGTTGGGGGTCCTGGCTGAAATCCTTGTTTTGGTCCTGATCATTGTTATTTATGAGAAACGCAAGAAGCCTGATGAGGTGCCTGACG CTGGCCCAAT GAAAACTAATTCAACTAACAACCACAAAGACAAAAACCTACGTCAAAGGAATACAAACTGA